A single genomic interval of Zingiber officinale cultivar Zhangliang chromosome 4A, Zo_v1.1, whole genome shotgun sequence harbors:
- the LOC121970873 gene encoding uncharacterized protein LOC121970873 produces MGFVSFAGRVLFASVFLLSVYQEFIEFGVDGGPAAKLLAPKYNTFVNHITSHLGLKVPEVDMKHIVSAAIALKGLGGLLFIFSSSFGAYLLLLYLTFATPILFDFYNYDIQRPEFVELFSKFTQNLALFGALLFFLGMKNSITKRHSKRKAPKTKAA; encoded by the exons atgGGGTTCGTTTCTTTTGCGGGGAGAGTCCTCTTTGCATCAGTCTTCCTCCTCTCCGTCTACCAGGA GTTTATTGAGTTTGGAGTTGATGGTGGACCAGCAGCAAAGCTTCTTGCTCCAAAGTACAATACTTTTGTAAATCATATCACCTCACACCTAGGATTAAAAGTCCCTGAAGTTGAT ATGAAGCATATAGTTTCTGCAGCCATAGCCCTGAAAGGGCTAGGTGGGCTTCTATTCATCTTTAGCAGTTCCTTTGGAGCGTATCTTCTG CTGCTTTACTTGACTTTTGCGACACCCATCTTGTTCGATTTCTACAACTATGATATTCAAAGGCCAGAATTCGTAGAACTTTTTTCCAAGTTCACACAG AATTTAGCCCTATTTGGTGCGTTGCTCTTCTTCCTAGGTATGAAGAACTCGATTACAAAGAGGCATTCCAAGAGGAAGGCTCCAAAAACAAAGGCAGCTTAA